In Paludibaculum fermentans, the genomic stretch GGGATCGCCGATCCCAGGTTCCAGGCGGAATTGCAGCGCGAGGCCGCCGTTATGTTCCAGAAAAGCTAAACACTCACCACCGGGCAACACGACTGCCGGATGATCGAGTAGGCGTTTGCCCGCAGCCGTCCAAAGACGCCTGCCGCTGAGCCGCGTCCAATCACCAGGACGTCCGCTTTCGCCTCCTGCGCCAAATCGCACACGGTCGACGCGGTTTCACCACAGGCAACCAGCAGCGGAGCCTGCACGCCGACGCGCCCCATCAGTTCGGCCGCCTCTTCCCGCACGGCCGATTCCATGTGCTTCTGCCAGTTGGGGTCGAAGTATTCTCCGGCATAGCCCTCGAGGTTTGGAGTGGCGTGGAGCACGGTGAGCTCCGCGCCGGCCAGCTCGGCAAACCGCTTGCCCCACATGAGTGCGCGTTCACTCTGCGGCCCCATGTCGATGCCCACCGCGATCCGCTTCCACTGCAAGGCATCCACCGCGTCGCACTCCAGGTGTACGCCCGTCCACACAGGACAATCCGCGTCGTGCAACACCTTCGCGGTGACGGAACCCAGGATGAACCGGCGGAAGGTCCCGTAGCCGTGTGTCGGCATCACAACCAGGCCGGCGCCGCGTTCGTGCGCCAGCTTGATGATCTCCGTCGCGGGATCCCCCTCCTGCAGCAGCCGCTCTGTCGATTCCGGTGGGAGTTCTCCCACCAGAAACGACTTCAGATCCTGCTCAGCCTGTTCCACCCGGCTCCGGAACAAGTCCTCCAGAACACTGCCGCCCACTTCCATCGCTCCGAACTCGTAGTGCGGAGCGGGCAGCACGTGCAACAGGGAAACCTTGCTCCCAAAGCGGCGCTGCATTGCTT encodes the following:
- a CDS encoding universal stress protein — its product is MPLGDVVVPVDFSEKSEGAARYAEAMQRRFGSKVSLLHVLPAPHYEFGAMEVGGSVLEDLFRSRVEQAEQDLKSFLVGELPPESTERLLQEGDPATEIIKLAHERGAGLVVMPTHGYGTFRRFILGSVTAKVLHDADCPVWTGVHLECDAVDALQWKRIAVGIDMGPQSERALMWGKRFAELAGAELTVLHATPNLEGYAGEYFDPNWQKHMESAVREEAAELMGRVGVQAPLLVACGETASTVCDLAQEAKADVLVIGRGSAAGVFGRLRANAYSIIRQSCCPVVSV